One segment of Castanea sativa cultivar Marrone di Chiusa Pesio chromosome 3, ASM4071231v1 DNA contains the following:
- the LOC142627249 gene encoding F-box protein At1g70590-like, translating to MKQKTWPARSDGSRFLSLPLSKIKGPKFPTQTSTRQIRFYTTRPSDGQDFSALPYDVLTKIAASFSLQNLRAASLVCKSWSEALKPLREAMLLLHWGKRFKHGQGGVRPNLDKALDSFLKGAARGSALAMVDAGLIYWELGHKDKAVALYHKAAELGDPAGQCNLAISFLQAEPPNLKEALTWLYKASIAGHVRSQYQLALCLHQGRGVNCSIKDAARWYLKAAEGGYVRAMYNVSLCYSSGEGLVRSNQLARKWMKRAADRGHTKAQFEHGLALFSEGDMMKAVVYLELASRAGERAAAHVKNVILQQLSATSRDRVMLLADNWRALPSSR from the exons atgaagcagAAAACTTGGCCAGCTCGATCCGACGGTTCTCGCTTCCTCTCCCTTCCACTATCAAAAATCAAGGGTCCAAAATTCCCCACGCAAACTTCGACCCGTCAGATCCGATTCTACACCACAAGACCATCCGACGGCCAGGATTTCTCGGCGCTCCCGTACGACGTGTTGACGAAAATCGCGGCGTCGTTTAGCCTCCAAAACCTTCGAGCCGCGTCGCTGGTGTGCAAGTCGTGGAGCGAGGCGCTCAAGCCGTTGAGAGAGGCGATGCTGTTGCTGCATTGGGGGAAGCGGTTCAAGCACGGTCAAGGTGGGGTCCGCCCTAACTTGGACAAGGCTCTGGACTCGTTCTTGAAAGGCGCGGCTCGTGGTTCAGCTCTGGCTATGGTGGATGCCGGTTTGATTTACTGGGAATTAGGTCACAAGGACAAGGCTGTTGCTTTGTATCACAAAGCTGCGGAGCTTGGTGACCCTGCTGGACAGTGCAATTTGGCCATTTCTTTTTTGCAAG CTGAACCTCCAAATCTGAAGGAAGCTTTGACATGGTTATATAAAGCTTCCATTGCTGGACATGTCCGTTCTCAATACCAACTTGCACTTTGTCTGCATCAAGGTCGAGGGGTTAATTGCAGTATAAAAGATGCT GCTAGATGGTATCTAAAAGCTGCAGAAGGTGGGTATGTGCGTGCTATGTACAATGTCTCGCTATGCTACTCATCTGGTGAAGGTTTGGTGCGTAGTAATCAACTAGCAAGAAAGTGGATGAAGCGGGCAGCTGATCGTGGTCACACTAAAGCACAATTTGAGCATGGACTTGCTCTCTTTTCT GAAGGGGACATGATGAAAGCTGTAGTGTACCTGGAACTTGCCTCCCGTGCTGGAGAAAGAGCCGCAGCTCATGTGAAGAATGTAATCCTCCAACAATTGTCAGCAACTTCACGTGATCGAGTCATGCTTCTTGCTGACAATTGGCGAGCTTTGCCTTCGTCTCGCTGA